Below is a window of Candidatus Baltobacteraceae bacterium DNA.
GCGCGGATGAACGCCCGCGTGCGCGCGCAGGTCGACGCGTTCGAGCGTCGCGCCCGCAAGCGCCAGACTCGCGTCGCGCATCGTCGAATACTCGCCGACGATCGTGAAGACGCTGCGGTTGTGAATCGGATCGCTCGTGCGGTGCAGCACCCGCGCCCCGGCCGACTCGACCGCGCGGACGCAGGCCTCAACGATCGCGTAATCGCGCCCGTCGGAGATATTCGGAACGCTCTCGAAGAGCATCACCCGAGCGCGAGCGCGATGGCCGCGGCGATATCGCCGCAATTCTGCGGCGTGTAGATCGTACGGTAGCCGAGCTTGTTGGCTTCGGCGATGCGCCGCGCGCTCGCGTTAACCACGCGCACTTCGCCGGAGAGTCCGAGTTCGCCGAAGGCCACGGCATCCGGCGGCAGCGGGCGATTCCGAAACGACGACGCGATCGCAAGCGCGATGCCCAAATCGGCGGCCGGTTCGTTGACGCGCAGGCCGCCCGCGACCGAGGCGTAGACGTCGTGCGTACCGAGCTGCATGCCGGCCCGCCGCTCGAGTACGGCGAGCACCATCGCCAGCCGAGCTTGATCTAAATTATTTGCGAGCCTGCGCGGCGTGCCATAACTCGTCTCGCCGACGAGCGCCTGCACTTCGATAAGGACCGGACGCGAGCCGACGATCGAAGCCACGACGCACGAGCCACTCGGCCGCGCGGTGCGCCCCGAAAGGAAGAGCTCCGATGGATTCGCGATCTCGCGCAGGCCGCCGGTGCCCATTGCGAAGACGCAGATCTCGTCCACGGAACCGAAACGATTCTTGTACGCGCGCAGGATGCGGTATTCACCGCTCGCCTCGCCTTCGAAATACAGAACCGTATCCACGAGGTGTTCGAGCAGTCGCGGGCCGGCGATCGTGCCGTCTTTGGTTACGTGTCCGACGATGAAGGTCGCGCAGCCGGTGCGTTTGGCGAACTCCATGAGCGCTTGCGTGCAATCGCGAATCTGCGTGACGCTGCCGGCATAGGCCTCGGCCTCCGGCAGCCACACGGTCTGAATCGAATCGACGACGAGCGCCTTGGGGGCGCGCCGCTCGAGTTCGTCGAGCACGGCGCGCAGATTCGTCTCCGGATACACGAGCAGATCGTTCGCGTCGTTCTCGTTTTGCCACAGCTCCAAGCGCTGCGCGCGCAGTTTGACTTGCGCGGCCGACTC
It encodes the following:
- the radA gene encoding DNA repair protein RadA, whose product is MAKPRSVYFCSACGFESPRWLGRCPQCEAWNSFDERAMRVAAARPSSTPARPGAAGPVQLHEIDSARVARERTGMPEFDAVLGGGIVPGSLTLIGGPPGAGKSTLLLQIAAQLTGSGAPVVYVCGEESAAQVKLRAQRLELWQNENDANDLLVYPETNLRAVLDELERRAPKALVVDSIQTVWLPEAEAYAGSVTQIRDCTQALMEFAKRTGCATFIVGHVTKDGTIAGPRLLEHLVDTVLYFEGEASGEYRILRAYKNRFGSVDEICVFAMGTGGLREIANPSELFLSGRTARPSGSCVVASIVGSRPVLIEVQALVGETSYGTPRRLANNLDQARLAMVLAVLERRAGMQLGTHDVYASVAGGLRVNEPAADLGIALAIASSFRNRPLPPDAVAFGELGLSGEVRVVNASARRIAEANKLGYRTIYTPQNCGDIAAAIALALG